CCCCGGCGGACGTGGACCCCGCGGCGAGCGTGGCGGAAACGGTGGCAACGCCGACAAGACCGACAAGCCGGGTCAATAAGTCCTAGCCTTTCCCAAGGAACCCATACCGGAACCCCGGAGTGCGGCAACGCCTCCGGGTTTTCGCGTTTCTGGAGCCAAGAACCGGAGGTCGGAGCTCAGAGGTCGAGTTCTACGGACTTGAGCGCGATGTAGAGCGAATTCGAGCGCTCCAAGCGGGGCTGGAGGGCAGCCTTGGCCGCAGCGAGCTGGCGGCGGACCTCGATGAGGCTGCTGGAGTAGTCGCGGAAGAGGAAACGGATGCCTTCCCCATGGTCGGCCTTCAGGCCGTCCGCAAAGGTGGCACCGCCAGCCAGCAATCGCTCCCGGTAGGCAGCAGCAATGCGGGCAGCTGTGACCCAGGCAATGACTGCGGCGAGGCCGAAAACCGCCACGGACACGGCCAGCAGGGTCAGTGCCATCTGCTGATTCCCGAGCGTCCCGCAAGCGCCGGCCCCGATGACAAGCATGAGGCCGATGCCGGTAAATCCTTTCAGCGAGGCATTCCTCCGGCGCATGAAGGGATCCAAGACCCCGCGAACCCGCAGACCCGCAAGCGCTTGTGGCACCGCCTTCTCCAGACGGGCGACGAAACGCGCGGTGACCTTTTCCCGCTCCGGTCCCGCGACGGTGCAGGGACCTGGCTCGAGACCCATGCGCTCGACCACCCGCGGCCGGACGGTGTCCCAGTGCTTCGAGCATGCATCGATCAGGCGGGCGGCATCGTCCTTCGCAAAGCCGGTGGCCACCTCCTGCATCCGGGAGGCAAAGGTGGTCTCAATCTCCGCCGCGGTACCATCCCCCGTGAAAAGGCGGGCCAGTGAACGCCACCAGCCGAGCCGCTTCTTCAGCGAACGGACAATGCGATCCACCTCTCCGCGATAACGCTCCAAGGCGGCACCAAGCGCCTCCGGGGCGGCTTCGAGGGAGGAATCCCGGAGGGCTTCCATCTCGCGCTCAATATTGGAAAGGAACCAGCCGTCGTCCTCCATGCCGCGGCGCTGAACATCAAAGAGCGAGTCCAGGCGGCGGATCTTCCGCGCGGCATGGTGGTAGGCATCGTGCAGGACCTGGCGGCGGTCCATGGAATCGCAAATGCGCTCCGAGATGAAGTGCTCGAAATCAGAGAAACGGCTGAGGGTCCACGCTTCGCCGTTCACCGGCTCGGATCGTTTCGCTTCCAAGGCGTATTTCGCGGAGAGCGGGAAGATCGGCAGCACTTGGCCGAGCCGTTTCATCGAAAGATCCCGCATGTGCCCGAGGATGATCGGGATATCCTGCGCCTGCTTCAGATCGATGCGCTGGACCACGAGGGCGGTGCGGGACAAAGCCTCCGGGGAGAGCCGGGAAACCGCATCCCAAGTGGCGGCGGTCCATGGATTTTCCGCAGTGAAGACCACCAGCACCAGAT
This portion of the Luteolibacter luteus genome encodes:
- a CDS encoding dynamin family protein produces the protein MPGERYFAVRDRLSELLTWIGDLAGEVALEEEPEHPVPVLSRPILIAAVGEVNSGKSSLLNGLVGEALCPSGPVPLTTEVRLYRYGENADRPASDLLIECRRDIDYLRNFELLDTPGTNSKVGGHAEVADPFLEHADLVLVVFTAENPWTAATWDAVSRLSPEALSRTALVVQRIDLKQAQDIPIILGHMRDLSMKRLGQVLPIFPLSAKYALEAKRSEPVNGEAWTLSRFSDFEHFISERICDSMDRRQVLHDAYHHAARKIRRLDSLFDVQRRGMEDDGWFLSNIEREMEALRDSSLEAAPEALGAALERYRGEVDRIVRSLKKRLGWWRSLARLFTGDGTAAEIETTFASRMQEVATGFAKDDAARLIDACSKHWDTVRPRVVERMGLEPGPCTVAGPEREKVTARFVARLEKAVPQALAGLRVRGVLDPFMRRRNASLKGFTGIGLMLVIGAGACGTLGNQQMALTLLAVSVAVFGLAAVIAWVTAARIAAAYRERLLAGGATFADGLKADHGEGIRFLFRDYSSSLIEVRRQLAAAKAALQPRLERSNSLYIALKSVELDL